In Raphanus sativus cultivar WK10039 unplaced genomic scaffold, ASM80110v3 Scaffold1372, whole genome shotgun sequence, the sequence tgcaacaaactaaaacaataaaaaaaaacaaaacaaaacggaCACCAAGATAATCTTTGGCAGGCCATCACACTGTTTAGTGTTACATTTGGTTTAAACCTACACGTCTATTACGGAGATGAACAAAGCAGCAAGATCAGCCTTAAAGATGCAaggggaaaagaaaaaaaccctaGTTTCTAAGTTTCTATGTTTCTTGAGAAAATTTAACTAAAGAGAGGAAAAATAGTGTTACCTATCCCCGGCGGAGGAGCTATAGAGCTTCCCGGTGGAGGAAACTATGAGAATAGCGACGGAGGATTCACAGAGAATTGAGAGCTGACGAGCTTTCTTCATGAGACCATTGCGTCGTTTACAAAAAGTGACTTGTCGACTGCTTTTGTTCTCCATTCGTTTGATCTCCACTTTTCTCCTTCCCATGGCTTATCTCTCCGACCAGTACTACACCTAATTTGATTCTAGTGTCTTCCTGTGTAGCTGGCCGGAGACACTGGAcgtttttcctttttctttttcttttatttttattcatttttatttttattctgttTCTATGTTGTTTGGATATTTTGTTTTGGTGGTTAAAGTGGGTCGGAAGGGCTCTCTCATCCTCTCCTAGAGAGAGGTTCTCTCTCGTTTCCTCTTCCTCTCTTTAGAGGTTGAGATAGTTTTGAGGGTGTGGGAGTTTGTTTAGCTAGAGTATCGACTAGCGTTTTTTGCCAATTTTTGACTCCGGCGGTGCGCTTTTCTTCTGGTGACTGTCCGGCTTATGATTCCGGCGTGTCACTTTTTCTCAGGTGAGGCGGCCGGCTTAAGGGTTCCGATGGCGATGTGTTGGCCTCGTTTCAATGAGGAGATCTCGGTTTCGTTTAATTGATGCTCCCCTGGTGAAAGAGGCGGTGGTGATAACGATGCATGCGCGGTACACGCATGTCATAGATGTGGTCCGGCGAAGAACTGTATAATGATACAGCGTCTATCTCCGGAGTTTGGGTTTCCGACGCAATCCTTTATCTCCAATACAGTCGTTGGGAATGGATTCGTCGGCAAAGATGATGGAGACGGCGATTctccggtttggttttggtgCGTTGCGGAGGAGCGGCGGTCTTTTGCTTTCTCCGGCGTTTGGTCTCCGTTTCGGTGGAAAGGAGACGCGTGTCTCGAACGGTGACCGGTTTGAACACGTGGGCTGGTACGGGAAGAGATCAGACACGTGGCTGGATGTGCACCGTTTAGTCTGTGGGTTTGGGCGTGGCCCATTTCGTTTTGCCCTAGTGTCGGGCTTGTTTTGTCGTTTGGGTCTTCGGGCTGGTTTGTATCTTTGGGCTTGTTCCGGTTTTGGGCCTGtcctttttttataaaaatgctatagacggaaaaaaaaaaggatatttTGTTTTGGTGACGGGAGAGcaggaacaaaaaaaatgctAAACGATGCGTTTTAGGAGAGTGTTCAGACACGTATTATACCGCATGTCGACTTGTCGAGTTTCCTAACGCCTCCCTCCTTGTGCGTTCaattaaaatgttattgttATCTCTTCGTTATTGTCAGTTCATTTGTTTGTCAAAAATATCTTCTCTAcagtatgaaaaaaaaagaaacaaaatatcttCTCTTCGTTAGACTCAAATCGAGTTAGCTCAGGGCTCAAGCTTAACGCAGGTACCGACTAGCCAAAACGATCATCATCCGTCTCTTGGTTCGGGCAGTGACACGGGACGGAAAGATGATCTGTAAGCCCATTTTGGTTGGGCTAAAGTAAGTGGTATGACCTGTAATAAACAAAATAGGCCCGTGCCCGTGGTAAGGTCATTGTATTACATTCCACCTTGATACATTACCAAGGTGGAATTAACTAATTTTGGATTTCTCTAAGAATTTACTAGTtagagtaaattttttttttttaagttagatCCCATGCACTAAATCAATGTAagccaaaaaataataatcaatgtaagccaaaaaataataataaatgtaaGCCACCAGAAGAAACTATGTCATTGGTGTCAAACACATACATACATGCATGATACATAGACAAAAACATAAAGCGCACTTAGGATTACAGGTGGCTTTATCTTGCAAAGTTTGCCAACACAACCGAGGATGCACTACTTGTCTCTTAACACAAAACATTTGGCAGCAATAATGGGccaacatatttaataaataggCCTCTTATGAGCTCAATGTGACAAATAAGACAAGTCTCTACCGGTTTTCTGCCTAaaatcaatttcttttttttctttaaatttgaGTTTTTAGAGTTCCTAAAAACAGGACTTATCTGATATCTTAAAATTTACTTTCTCAcctaaaaataaattcaaaatgaaCATGTAAATTCGTTACTAAGGATATGCTTACACTCTGCCACGAAGTTAAAGTATCAAGTAGCAAATAAGTAACAAAGAGTAAATAAAAGGATTTTAATCTGGGATCTTCATGCTGAAGAAATCAAGACTTTTTATAAGCTCAATAAGTCATACTTTTCAACACAAGATCATACAAAACATAGAAACCATATGAAACTGTGGTCATGTCTCCAAAGGTAACAGCAAAGATAGTTTAATGATTTCCCTGAGTTTCTTTTCTTCAACTTTCCGTATGATCAGGTGAAGAAGAGGATGTTTAGGatacatatatgattttttttacatttatttaaaaccAGGATATGGTGCAAAAGCAGCCGATGATGATGATTGTTACTTTAGAAGCGGGAGGGTCTTCGGTGGGCTGTTGCCGTAGCTATTTACCGATGACATTGCTCCTTCATCCTCTGTTTCCGGAAgcctcttcttctccatctgtAAGACTTCCGTAGATAAATTTCAACCTTTTCTAACATATATACTACTAACAAGAAATATAGGCTTTAAAACTACAGTgtaagataaataaaaagattatggGTTTCATTCCAAAATTCTGTGACATAAATCCATCAAAGTCCTTTAACTTTCATAGTAAGAAACTTCATTTTTCTACATATACTAAACATTAACAAGAAATAAAGACcttatatgattaaaatacGAAATTTAAACTCTGAGAAGACAGCAATTTGCCCTTCATGGGAACccaaaatttcagaaaacaatGAAACAAATTGACCTCAACCAAAACCTAGTAGCCACTGTAAATAAGAGAAACAATATGCTTGGGTAAGAACGGGCCCAGACTTGAAATGAAGAGGAagcagaaacaaaaaaacaggaccattttgtttattttagacaaatgatgGTAGAAATACAGACGTTTAATAGCatagttttgttgttgttgcaaaCTCGAGTTTCATAAGCAAGTCTATGTGAATATATGTGAAACTGTAGCTATCTAATGTCCATCTAAATGTGTATTAAATGATTAATAGCGTTTCGaagcatatattaaaaataataccTTTGCTAGCTGGCTAACCAAAATGTGATTCTCTTCTCTCAACAGTTTTTCCTGTTTGACCAAGACCACAACATTATCTTCCTTAAACAAGCTCCAAAACATCCTCATCACAACTTGGTGATTCACCGAGGATGgactttttatgattttaacagCACCCTTTCGTTAGAGTTTCAATTCAGGAAGCCAATAACAAATCAGGAAACTAAGACAAGAGTAAGACCAAAAGACAGAGACTAGAGCGCTAGACATAGTTTTATTGGAATATTCTGAGGTTAAGAGTATTCAAGAATCAGCATAAGGCTACAATGGCCGGACCGCTAATAAAAAGCAAAACACTAACCTTCTCTTCAAGATTTTTCACAAGCTCCCACATTAGTTCTGTCTACAACAAGAAATTGGGGATTGTCAAATTGGAAACATGATCCAAAGTTGGCAAGGACCCGCAAGGTCCCAAGATTTTACGAAATAATCATCTGAATCACTTCGTAGCAGCATATATACCTTCCTAGCTCTAGTTACAGACAGAGCAGCCTTGAACTGCCCTTCCAGGTAAATTAGAGACTCTACACTTGCATCATCGAGATTCGCTTCATCAAGCTTGCTGCAAATATGTTAATCaacaatagaaaataaaaacttctTTTGATCATGGGAAGATATGAAAAATAGTCTTTAGTGCTAACCACTTGACTATTTCCAGTAACTCCTTGTGTGAAAGATAATTCCGAGATTTCTCTGCTAGATCCTGCCACGGAAAAAATAACGATGTGAATAGTTAGAAAGAATGTGTATTTCAAAGACAAATAAGCGATACCAACGAGAATTAATTGTGCGATACAACAACTTTATGACGTTTTCATAGACCACCTAATATATGACAACCATCTCAGTATATGACAGGAGTATTCTAGCTGAAGCTTCTAAACGCTCATCTCAGTTGCATATGCACTGGCGACTTTAAGCTAGTGCAATGAGTGCAAACATGGATAAAAAGAGATTGTTCTAACCCTCGAGAATAAAAGCCTGCAAGAAGTTTAGAAACCTCTGGTTATGCATGTGGACCTAAAATGAACTTACCATGTTTTTAAGTGCAGCAGCATGTTGTATCTCATAACGCTTGATGATTTTGGCCATGCTGAAGAGATATCAAGAGAAATACAAAAAGGCTTTAGAAACAATCTATGCCAAAccatatatatttacattatatatatatttaggttACTTAATCTTAATTGTAGGTTCAGTTATCTAATAGGTTTTTggtatttatatgatgatatatTCATAGTCCGGTATGCAATACTTTATGAACTTTTCAGTACATAGTATTGTCTTACATTTTAATGTTAACTTGTCAAGGCATATATATATGGGTAACTTTAACGTAATTTATACATGCTCTAATTTCTACCTTTGCAATTATCAACTTTAATAACCACCAAGCTTAAGCTAACAAGTCCATCTCTAAGTTTTTTGTATAATCAGCTTTTAAACTGCTGACTTCGTCTTG encodes:
- the LOC130504135 gene encoding protein MADS AFFECTING FLOWERING 5-like, translating into MGRRKVEIKRIESKSSQQVTFCKRRNGLIEKARQLSVLCESSVAILMVSSTGKLYSSSFGDSMAKIIKRYEIQHAAALKNMDLAEKSRNYLSHKELLEIVKCKLDEANLDDASVESLIYLEGQFKAALSVTRARKTELMWELVKNLEEKEKLLREENHILVSQLAKMEKKRLPETEDEGAMSSVNSYGNSPPKTLPLLK